Proteins found in one Sorghum bicolor cultivar BTx623 chromosome 1, Sorghum_bicolor_NCBIv3, whole genome shotgun sequence genomic segment:
- the LOC8054189 gene encoding transcription factor bHLH18: protein MEDSSIFLQWAMNTLRHEQPAAAAVNDDCSSEATFPSLQALREASHAAEMVQELIEEAPANSWSSGDTTDGSSGGGNNNNNSAPAAAAAAAAMDHDVVWPASKTTSPVSRPTLSRSSSVTNPPLSWNFSAAASAQLGSDGGMLPEFAHKRALPLDQVYGSPPARRAGLRSPAGSMSAPYAQDHIIAERKRREKINQRFIELSTVIPGLKKMDKATILSDATKYVKELQEKLKDLEAGGSNGRSRSIETVVLVKRPCLHAAAAAPDDDGSPLSASSGTSPAERKTQLPEIEARFSEKSVMVRIHCEDGKGVAVKVLAEVEELHLSIIHANVLPFAEGTLIITITAKVEEGFTVTAEEIVGRLNSIWTSAQPA from the exons ATGGAAGACTCGAGCATATTCCTGCAGTGGGCGATGAACACGCTGCGGCACGAGCAACCAGCGGCGGCCGCCGTCAACGACGACTGCAGCAGCGAGGCGACGTTCCCCTCGCTCCAAGCGCTCCGGGAGGCCTCACACGCAGCCGAGATGGTGCAGGAGCTGATCGAGGAGGCCCCCGCGAACAGCTGGAGCTCCGGCGACACCACCGACGGCAGCAGCGGCGgtggcaacaacaacaacaactcggCCCCTGCTgctgcggcagcggcggcggccatggatcACGATGTCGTCTGGCCTGCGTCAAAGACGACCTCGCCGGTCAGCAGGCCCACCttgagcaggagcagcagcgtcACCAACCCTCCTCTGAGCTGGAACTTCAGCGCCGCCGCCTCGGCACAGCTAGGCAGCGACGGCGGCATGCTGCCGGAATTCGCCCACAAGCGCGCCCTACCGCTGGACCAAGTGTACGGATCGCCACCGGCGAGGAGAGCCGGCTTGAGGAGCCCGGCTGGATCCATGTCGGCGCCGTACGCTCAAGACCACATCATCGCTGAGCGGAAGCGGAGGGAGAAGATCAACCAGCGGTTCATCGAGCTCTCCACCGTTATCCCAGGCCTCAAGAAG ATGGACAAGGCAACGATCCTTTCAGACGCGACCAAGTATGTGAAAGAACTCCAAGAAAAGCTCAAGGACCTGGAGGCTGGCGGCAGCAACGGACGCAGCAGGAGCATCGAGACCGTGGTACTCGTCAAAAGACCGTGCCTCCATGCTGCGGCGGCAGCGCCAGACGACGATGGCTCCCCATTGTCAGCGTCGTCGGGCACGTCGCCGGCAGAGAGGAAGACGCAGCTGCCGGAGATCGAGGCCCGGTTCTCGGAGAAGAGCGTCATGGTGAGGATCCACTGCGAGGACGGCAAGGGGGTGGCCGTGAAGGTGCTCGCCGAGGTCGAGGAGCTCCATCTCAGCATAATCCATGCCAACGTCCTGCCCTTCGCAGAGGGCactctcatcataaccatcacGGCAAAG GTGGAGGAGGGATTCACTGTAACTGCGGAGGAGATCGTTGGCAGACTGAACTCGATCTGGACTAGTGCACAACCAGCATAA